One genomic window of Elusimicrobiota bacterium includes the following:
- a CDS encoding site-specific DNA-methyltransferase produces the protein NGIKAHPTQKPLKLIQQVLLAASNKGDLVFDPFMGSGTTAVVAKALGRNWIGIEKEKKYVDLANNRLKLFISEK, from the coding sequence AACGGAATTAAGGCACATCCAACGCAAAAACCCCTGAAACTTATTCAGCAGGTTTTATTAGCCGCGAGCAATAAGGGTGATTTAGTTTTTGACCCGTTTATGGGTAGCGGGACAACTGCCGTTGTTGCGAAAGCTCTTGGGAGAAACTGGATAGGAATTGAGAAAGAAAAAAAGTATGTTGATTTGGCTAATAATAGGTTAAAATTGTTTATTTCTGAAAAATAA